In Amycolatopsis coloradensis, one genomic interval encodes:
- a CDS encoding SDR family oxidoreductase — MTASDGVRLSVRVTGVDDAPTVVLVHGYPDNGSMWDGIAALLERRYRVVVYDVRGAGRSDKPSGRGSYKLDQLSDDLAAVVDEVQPDGKVHLLAHDWGSIQTWHSVTGERLRGRLASFTSISGPSLDHAGAWFRAQLRPNPKRLKNALVQWAHSTYILGFQIPLIPQVLWRTGAMGALIGRMDPAAATPSTSDGLYGLNLYRANMFTRLSRPRPRPAEIPVQVLAPTGDKFVTTPLQTEIERWAPDLRIRRIVGTHWVVREKPQVIADATAELIDHVEGGEESRALKRSRSDGFAHKLVVVTGAGSGIGRATALAFAEKGADLVITDINGSAAADTAKLLRDKGATVGEYTVDSSDAEAVEKFAQQVKEEFGVPDIVVNNAGIGLSGPFLDTTVKDWERLIDVNLWGVIHGCRVFAEQMRERAEGGQIVNVASAAAYLPSKILSAYATTKSAVLTLSVCLRAELAAENIGVTAICPGIVNTNITSTTRFVGVDEIEQKRRQKSSSKLYAKRGFGPEKVARDILRAVEKDKAIQPSTPEAKAALVLSRLTPGLLRAAAKLDVTP, encoded by the coding sequence GTGACGGCCAGCGACGGTGTCCGCCTCTCGGTCCGGGTGACCGGCGTCGACGACGCGCCCACGGTGGTGCTCGTTCACGGCTACCCGGACAACGGCTCCATGTGGGACGGCATCGCCGCCCTGCTGGAACGCCGCTACCGGGTCGTCGTCTACGACGTCCGCGGCGCGGGCCGTTCGGACAAGCCTTCAGGACGCGGGTCCTACAAACTGGACCAGCTGTCCGATGACCTGGCCGCGGTCGTCGACGAGGTCCAGCCCGACGGCAAGGTCCACCTGCTCGCGCACGACTGGGGCTCCATCCAGACCTGGCATTCGGTCACCGGGGAACGGCTGCGCGGACGGCTGGCGTCCTTCACGTCGATCTCCGGCCCGAGCCTCGACCACGCGGGCGCGTGGTTCCGCGCGCAGCTGCGCCCGAACCCGAAACGGCTCAAGAACGCGCTCGTCCAGTGGGCGCATTCGACCTACATCCTCGGCTTCCAGATCCCGCTGATCCCGCAGGTGCTCTGGCGCACCGGCGCGATGGGCGCGCTCATCGGCCGGATGGACCCCGCGGCCGCGACGCCGTCCACTTCGGACGGCCTGTACGGGCTCAACCTCTACCGCGCCAACATGTTCACCCGCCTTTCCCGGCCACGGCCGCGACCGGCCGAGATCCCGGTGCAGGTGCTCGCGCCCACCGGCGACAAGTTCGTCACCACGCCGTTGCAGACCGAGATCGAGCGCTGGGCGCCGGACCTCCGGATCCGCCGGATCGTCGGAACGCACTGGGTGGTCCGCGAGAAGCCCCAGGTGATCGCCGACGCCACGGCCGAGCTGATCGACCACGTCGAAGGCGGCGAGGAGAGCCGTGCGCTCAAGCGGTCCCGGTCGGACGGTTTCGCGCACAAGCTAGTCGTGGTCACCGGCGCCGGCAGCGGGATCGGCCGCGCGACCGCGCTCGCGTTCGCGGAGAAGGGCGCCGACCTGGTCATCACCGACATCAACGGCTCGGCCGCGGCGGATACCGCGAAACTCCTGCGGGACAAGGGCGCCACCGTCGGCGAGTACACAGTGGACTCTTCCGACGCCGAGGCGGTCGAGAAGTTCGCCCAGCAGGTCAAGGAGGAGTTCGGGGTCCCGGACATCGTCGTCAACAACGCGGGGATCGGCCTGTCCGGCCCGTTCCTCGACACGACGGTCAAGGACTGGGAACGCCTCATCGACGTCAACCTGTGGGGCGTCATCCACGGCTGCCGCGTCTTCGCCGAGCAGATGCGCGAGCGGGCGGAAGGCGGCCAGATCGTCAACGTCGCCTCGGCCGCCGCTTATCTGCCGTCGAAGATCCTGTCCGCTTACGCCACCACGAAATCCGCCGTGCTGACGTTGAGCGTCTGCCTGCGGGCCGAGCTCGCCGCCGAAAACATCGGCGTCACCGCGATCTGCCCCGGCATCGTGAACACGAACATCACCAGCACCACCCGTTTCGTCGGCGTCGACGAGATCGAGCAGAAGCGGCGCCAGAAGTCGAGCAGCAAGCTGTACGCGAAACGCGGTTTCGGCCCGGAGAAGGTCGCGCGCGACATTCTGCGCGCGGTCGAGAAGGACAAGGCGATCCAGCCGTCGACGCCGGAGGCCAAGGCCGCGCTCGTCCTCTCCCGGCTCACCCCCGGACTGCTGCGGGCCGCGGCGAAACTGGACGTCACCCCGTGA
- a CDS encoding urease subunit alpha gives MPSIDRERYAELFGPTTGDRIRLADTDLLIEVTEDRSMGPSGSGDEVLFGGGKVIRESMGQGMATRAEGAPDLIITGAVILDHWGIVKADVGVRDGRIVGIGKAGNPDTMDGVDPALVVGPSTEVLSGNGKILTAGGIDCHVHFICPQLTETALASGLTTLVGGGTGPAEGSKATTVTPGAWNLGRMLQAMDGQPVNVLLLGKGNTVRHEALREQLAAGAGGFKLHEDWGSTPAAIDACLTVADESGVQVAIHTDTLNEAGFLESTVDAIRGRSINAYHTEGAGGGHAPDIIQVAGLPNILPSSTNPTRPHTANTLDEHLDMLVVCHHLNPSVPEDLAFAESRIRPTTIAAEDVLHDLGAISMMSSDSQAMGRIGEVIIRTWQTAHVMKRRRGALPGDGAADNLRARRYVAKYTINPAIAHGMEREIGSVEVGKLADLVLWEPKFFGVRPHVVLKGGFPAWAAMGDANASIPTPQPVLARPMFGAAPVVAAASGFHFVAPEALESGVAERFGIARKLVPISDTRSRGKADMVLNDATPDIRVEPDSFAVHVDGELIEPRPVTELPMAQRYFLF, from the coding sequence ATGCCGTCGATCGATCGCGAGCGGTACGCCGAACTGTTCGGCCCGACGACCGGTGACCGGATCCGCCTCGCGGACACCGATCTGCTGATCGAAGTCACCGAAGACCGCAGTATGGGTCCGTCCGGCAGCGGCGACGAAGTGCTGTTCGGCGGCGGCAAGGTCATCCGCGAATCCATGGGCCAGGGGATGGCGACCCGGGCCGAAGGCGCGCCTGACCTGATCATCACCGGCGCCGTGATCCTCGACCATTGGGGGATCGTCAAGGCCGACGTCGGTGTCCGCGACGGCCGGATCGTCGGCATCGGCAAGGCGGGCAATCCGGACACCATGGACGGTGTGGACCCGGCGCTGGTCGTCGGCCCGTCCACGGAGGTGCTGTCCGGCAACGGGAAGATCCTCACCGCGGGCGGGATCGACTGCCACGTCCACTTCATCTGCCCGCAGCTGACCGAGACCGCGCTGGCGTCCGGCCTCACCACCCTTGTCGGCGGCGGGACCGGCCCGGCCGAAGGCAGCAAGGCCACCACCGTCACGCCCGGCGCGTGGAACCTCGGCCGGATGCTGCAGGCGATGGACGGTCAGCCGGTCAACGTCCTGTTGCTGGGCAAGGGGAACACCGTCCGGCACGAGGCGCTGCGCGAACAGCTCGCCGCCGGCGCGGGCGGGTTCAAACTGCACGAAGACTGGGGAAGCACCCCGGCCGCGATCGACGCCTGCCTGACCGTGGCCGACGAATCCGGTGTCCAGGTGGCGATCCACACCGACACGCTGAACGAAGCCGGGTTCCTGGAGTCCACAGTGGACGCGATCCGGGGCCGGTCGATCAACGCGTACCACACCGAAGGCGCGGGCGGCGGGCACGCGCCGGACATCATCCAGGTCGCCGGGCTGCCCAATATCCTGCCGTCGTCGACGAACCCGACCCGGCCGCACACCGCCAACACCCTCGACGAGCACCTGGACATGCTCGTCGTCTGCCACCACCTGAACCCGTCGGTGCCCGAGGACCTGGCGTTCGCCGAAAGCCGGATCCGGCCGACGACCATCGCGGCCGAGGACGTCCTGCACGATCTCGGCGCGATCTCCATGATGAGCTCGGATTCTCAGGCGATGGGCCGCATCGGCGAGGTGATCATCCGGACCTGGCAGACCGCGCACGTGATGAAACGGCGGCGCGGCGCCCTGCCCGGCGACGGCGCGGCCGACAACCTGCGGGCTCGTCGCTATGTCGCCAAATACACGATCAATCCCGCGATCGCGCACGGCATGGAGCGCGAGATCGGCTCGGTGGAGGTCGGGAAACTCGCGGATCTCGTGCTGTGGGAGCCGAAGTTCTTCGGTGTCCGGCCGCATGTGGTGCTCAAGGGCGGTTTCCCGGCGTGGGCGGCGATGGGTGACGCGAACGCGTCCATCCCGACACCGCAGCCGGTGCTGGCGCGGCCGATGTTCGGCGCGGCCCCGGTGGTCGCCGCCGCGAGCGGCTTCCATTTCGTGGCGCCGGAAGCGCTGGAAAGCGGGGTGGCGGAACGGTTCGGCATCGCGCGGAAGCTCGTGCCGATTTCGGACACGCGCTCGCGGGGCAAGGCCGACATGGTGCTCAACGACGCGACGCCGGACATCCGGGTGGAGCCGGACAGCTTCGCCGTGCACGTCGACGGCGAGCTGATCGAGCCTCGGCCGGTGACCGAACTGCCCATGGCGCAACGATACTTCTTGTTCTGA
- a CDS encoding TetR/AcrR family transcriptional regulator: protein MARTYGGVAPEQRRAERRERLLSAALDLFTSTGYRQAKITELCTRAGVSTRNFYEEFEGKEQVLLTLHERINALALEHVTGTLEGLEDADAVTRIGTLLDVFVSTVTSDPRMPRLNYVEAVGVSAALEAQHQEWVDRWAAFIETEARHAAAHGVAPDRDYRLTAIALVGAATGLLREWQAHTPPLPVADVAAELRALMLAAITRPA from the coding sequence GTGGCCCGCACCTACGGCGGGGTCGCGCCCGAGCAACGGCGCGCCGAGCGGCGTGAACGCCTGCTCTCGGCTGCCCTGGACCTGTTCACCTCGACGGGTTACCGGCAAGCGAAGATCACCGAGTTGTGCACCCGCGCCGGCGTCTCGACGCGGAACTTCTACGAGGAGTTCGAGGGCAAGGAGCAGGTGCTGCTCACCCTGCACGAGCGCATCAACGCGCTCGCGCTGGAGCACGTCACCGGCACCCTGGAGGGTCTGGAGGACGCCGACGCGGTCACGCGGATCGGGACGCTGTTGGACGTCTTCGTCAGCACGGTGACGTCGGATCCCCGGATGCCGAGGCTGAACTACGTCGAGGCCGTCGGCGTGAGTGCCGCTTTGGAGGCGCAGCACCAGGAATGGGTCGACCGGTGGGCCGCGTTCATCGAAACCGAGGCCCGGCACGCCGCCGCGCACGGGGTGGCGCCGGATCGCGATTACCGCCTGACGGCGATCGCGCTCGTCGGCGCGGCGACCGGTCTGCTGCGCGAGTGGCAGGCGCACACCCCGCCGCTGCCGGTCGCCGACGTGGCCGCCGAACTCCGTGCCCTGATGCTGGCCGCGATCACCCGGCCCGCCTGA
- a CDS encoding urease subunit gamma: MHLSPQERDKLLIHVAADVARKRLERGVLLNYPEAVALITDHVVEGARDGRTVSELVASGRSVLSRAQVLDGVPEMVDSVQVEATFPDGTKLVTVHDPIG; the protein is encoded by the coding sequence ATGCACCTGAGCCCCCAGGAGCGGGACAAACTGCTCATCCACGTCGCGGCGGACGTAGCGCGCAAACGCCTGGAACGCGGGGTCCTGCTGAATTACCCCGAAGCGGTCGCGCTGATCACCGACCACGTCGTCGAAGGTGCCCGTGACGGCCGGACGGTGAGCGAACTCGTCGCGAGCGGCCGCTCGGTGCTCTCCAGGGCGCAGGTGCTGGACGGGGTACCGGAGATGGTCGATTCCGTGCAGGTCGAAGCCACTTTTCCGGACGGCACGAAGCTCGTCACCGTGCACGACCCGATCGGTTAG
- a CDS encoding urease accessory protein UreD, protein MKAHARLTARFEGGRTVLRELRSMAPLTLLPKRGTGATAVVHLVNSATSPLGGDELKLTIRVGAGASLRLSGVAATIALPGPHGEASSSLVDVAVDDGGSLEYLPEPTVVTAHARHTAVFLASLASEAYLHTREVLVLGRAGERPGSLVTTQHVTRGELPVLRQTLEIGESPLDSSLAHLAGRRVLATDLVVGGPVLRAASGEWWSRTPLAAGGTLMTSLAPDAVTALRVFESP, encoded by the coding sequence GTGAAGGCGCACGCGCGGCTGACCGCCCGCTTCGAGGGTGGCCGGACCGTACTGCGTGAGCTGCGCTCGATGGCGCCGCTCACGCTGCTTCCCAAACGGGGCACCGGTGCGACGGCGGTGGTGCACCTGGTCAACTCGGCGACCTCGCCCTTGGGTGGCGACGAGCTGAAGCTGACCATCCGCGTCGGCGCCGGGGCTTCGTTGCGGCTTTCCGGTGTCGCGGCGACCATCGCGTTGCCGGGACCGCACGGTGAGGCGAGTTCGTCCCTTGTGGACGTTGCCGTGGACGATGGTGGGTCTTTGGAGTACTTGCCGGAGCCGACCGTGGTGACCGCTCACGCGCGGCACACCGCCGTGTTCCTGGCCTCGTTGGCGTCGGAGGCCTACTTGCACACGCGCGAGGTGCTGGTGCTCGGGCGGGCGGGTGAACGGCCGGGTTCTTTGGTGACCACGCAGCACGTGACGCGAGGTGAATTACCGGTGCTGCGGCAGACGCTGGAGATCGGAGAGTCCCCTTTGGACTCCAGCCTGGCGCACCTGGCCGGGCGCCGGGTACTGGCGACCGATCTGGTCGTGGGCGGACCGGTGCTGCGCGCCGCCTCGGGTGAGTGGTGGTCGCGTACGCCTTTGGCCGCGGGCGGAACGCTCATGACTTCGCTGGCCCCGGACGCCGTGACCGCGCTCCGGGTGTTCGAAAGTCCGTGA
- a CDS encoding GTP-binding protein has protein sequence MDSKQFAEPAPAKPPTPVKIVIAGGFGVGKTTTVGAISEIKPLTTEAAMTSAGAAVDGSGGEVPSKTTTTVALDFGCITIDEEVKLYLFGTPGQDRFGFMWHDLVLGALGALVIVDTRRLDDCYPAVDYFEKAGLPFVVGVNVFDGSLKHDLEDVRWALAVGEDVPLITFDARARLSVRDALLAVLHNTFRRASAAS, from the coding sequence GTGGACTCGAAGCAATTCGCTGAACCGGCGCCCGCCAAGCCGCCGACACCGGTCAAGATCGTCATCGCGGGCGGGTTCGGGGTCGGCAAGACGACCACCGTCGGCGCGATCTCCGAGATCAAACCGCTGACCACCGAGGCAGCCATGACCTCGGCGGGCGCGGCCGTCGACGGCTCCGGCGGGGAGGTGCCGTCGAAGACCACCACCACGGTGGCGCTGGACTTCGGCTGCATCACCATCGACGAAGAGGTGAAGCTGTACCTCTTCGGCACACCGGGACAGGACCGGTTCGGGTTCATGTGGCACGACCTGGTGCTGGGCGCGCTCGGCGCGCTCGTCATCGTCGACACCCGGCGGCTCGACGACTGCTATCCGGCCGTCGACTACTTCGAGAAGGCGGGATTGCCGTTCGTGGTCGGGGTGAACGTCTTCGACGGCTCGCTCAAGCACGACCTCGAAGACGTGCGCTGGGCCCTCGCGGTGGGCGAGGACGTCCCGCTGATCACCTTCGACGCACGAGCTCGGCTTTCGGTGCGTGACGCGCTGCTCGCCGTACTGCACAACACCTTCCGGCGGGCCTCGGCCGCGTCCTGA
- the ureG gene encoding urease accessory protein UreG: MPAEHGHGHGHLHPVNFDPTAAEPDHYEQAPTAGRAYRIGIGGPVGSGKTALTAALCRALGDEVNLAVVTNDIYTTEDADFLRKAGVLDPERIEAVQTGACPHTAIRDDITANLDAVERLEERFPGLDLVIIESGGDNLTAVFSRGLADSQVFVVDVAGGDKVPRKGGPGVTTADLLVINKIDIAHLVGADMDVMTSDAHRMRGELPVITQSLVDTPNAPAVADWVRSLLPVRTG, translated from the coding sequence TTGCCAGCTGAGCATGGTCACGGTCACGGACATCTGCATCCGGTCAACTTCGACCCGACCGCCGCGGAACCCGACCACTACGAGCAGGCGCCGACCGCGGGGCGCGCGTACCGGATCGGGATCGGCGGGCCGGTGGGGAGCGGGAAGACCGCGCTCACCGCGGCGTTGTGCCGGGCGCTCGGCGACGAGGTGAACCTCGCCGTCGTCACCAACGACATCTACACCACCGAAGACGCCGACTTCCTGCGCAAGGCCGGGGTGCTCGACCCGGAGCGGATCGAGGCCGTGCAGACCGGCGCGTGCCCGCACACCGCGATCCGTGACGACATCACCGCGAACCTCGACGCCGTCGAACGGCTGGAGGAGCGGTTCCCGGGGCTGGACCTGGTGATCATCGAAAGCGGCGGGGACAACCTCACCGCGGTGTTCAGCCGGGGACTCGCCGACAGCCAGGTGTTCGTCGTCGACGTCGCCGGTGGCGACAAGGTGCCGCGCAAGGGCGGGCCGGGCGTGACGACGGCGGATCTGCTGGTGATCAACAAGATCGACATCGCGCATCTGGTCGGCGCGGACATGGACGTGATGACCTCGGACGCGCACCGGATGCGGGGCGAGCTGCCGGTGATCACGCAGTCCCTTGTGGACACCCCGAACGCGCCGGCGGTGGCGGACTGGGTTCGCTCGCTGCTCCCGGTCCGCACGGGGTGA
- a CDS encoding lipase family protein translates to MTLRTVLVSALAATLIGAPAAQAAPSAPGDLVDYKQVVATAPAKAWKLHYRSTSATGQPNKVSGILLVPHTPWTKGARPLVSYAVGTHGLGDRCAPSTRLTNGSENEVLLMSQALSRGWAVVVTDYEGLGTPGTHTYAVGQSEGRAVLDAARAASRVPEAGLSKTGPVGVFGYSQGGQAAAFAGELQPSYAPDVNLVGVAEGGVPADLNAVLKFNDGGPAFGLVLGAAVGYATAYPELPFNEVLNAKGERAVAKVKEACTVELGAAAPFARLNDFTTVPNVSSDPRWQARLGENLAGKTKPGAPVFLYHASLDELIPLSVGKGLLDRYRALGADVTWQEFPLLEHIGGVSAGGPVAMTWLGTKF, encoded by the coding sequence ATGACGCTTCGGACAGTTCTGGTCTCAGCTCTGGCAGCCACCCTGATCGGCGCGCCCGCCGCGCAAGCCGCGCCGAGCGCGCCCGGGGACCTGGTCGACTACAAGCAGGTCGTCGCCACCGCCCCGGCGAAGGCATGGAAACTCCACTACCGCTCCACCTCGGCGACGGGGCAGCCGAACAAGGTGTCGGGCATCCTGCTGGTCCCGCACACACCGTGGACGAAGGGCGCCCGCCCGCTGGTCAGCTACGCCGTGGGCACCCACGGCCTCGGCGACCGCTGCGCGCCGTCGACCCGGCTGACGAACGGGTCCGAGAACGAAGTCCTCCTGATGAGCCAAGCGCTTTCGCGCGGCTGGGCGGTCGTCGTGACCGACTACGAGGGTCTCGGCACCCCGGGCACGCACACCTACGCCGTCGGCCAGTCCGAAGGCCGGGCGGTCCTCGATGCCGCCCGCGCCGCCTCCCGAGTTCCCGAAGCGGGCCTGTCCAAGACCGGACCGGTCGGCGTTTTCGGTTACTCACAAGGAGGCCAGGCCGCGGCCTTCGCCGGTGAACTCCAGCCGTCCTATGCGCCCGATGTCAACCTGGTCGGCGTCGCGGAAGGCGGTGTCCCGGCGGATCTGAACGCGGTCCTGAAGTTCAACGACGGCGGGCCGGCGTTCGGCCTCGTACTCGGTGCCGCCGTCGGTTACGCGACCGCTTATCCGGAACTGCCGTTCAACGAGGTGCTCAACGCGAAGGGCGAGAGGGCCGTCGCGAAGGTCAAGGAAGCGTGCACCGTCGAGCTCGGCGCCGCGGCGCCTTTCGCCCGGCTCAACGACTTCACGACCGTGCCGAACGTTTCGTCGGACCCGCGCTGGCAAGCCCGGCTCGGCGAGAACCTGGCGGGCAAGACCAAACCCGGCGCGCCGGTCTTCCTGTACCACGCTTCCCTGGACGAGCTGATCCCGCTTTCGGTCGGCAAGGGCCTGCTCGACCGCTACCGCGCCCTCGGCGCCGACGTGACCTGGCAGGAGTTCCCGCTGCTGGAACACATCGGCGGCGTCTCGGCAGGCGGTCCGGTCGCGATGACCTGGCTGGGCACGAAGTTCTGA
- a CDS encoding DUF742 domain-containing protein, giving the protein MSDDQVPQPRGAEQGISPLRPYLLTAGRAQPVDGTLEIEAQVLTSRLGAASHARLTFERREIVSLCRETKSVAEVAAMLGLHIGVARVLVADLAALGYVVLRRPAGAFTQDLGMIERVIRGLEAIR; this is encoded by the coding sequence ATGAGCGACGACCAGGTACCTCAGCCACGGGGCGCCGAACAGGGCATCTCGCCGCTACGCCCGTATCTGCTCACCGCCGGCCGCGCGCAGCCGGTGGACGGCACGCTCGAAATCGAGGCTCAAGTGCTCACGAGCAGGCTCGGCGCGGCGTCGCACGCGAGGCTGACCTTCGAACGACGGGAGATCGTTTCCCTTTGCCGGGAAACGAAATCCGTCGCCGAAGTGGCGGCGATGCTCGGCCTGCACATCGGCGTGGCCAGGGTGCTCGTGGCGGATCTCGCCGCACTCGGCTACGTCGTGCTCCGTCGCCCCGCCGGAGCCTTCACCCAGGACCTCGGCATGATCGAAAGGGTCATTCGTGGACTCGAAGCAATTCGCTGA
- a CDS encoding urease accessory protein UreF — MDLSAIILADSRFPGGGHVHSGGLEEAVTRKLITHERDLPGFLSGRLRTAGSLAAVFAAASAHAAARNVRSGHWRRLDIELDARTPSIAQREASRAQGRGTARAGKVAWPSPVLSRLLKETPRPHHPVVAGALIGVPFDAAMAVAYLAISGPASAAVRLLGLDPFAVNAVVAGLAKELRDVSLRAAEVAGDDPADLPAPGSPALDLFAEAHARHHKEEVRLFAS; from the coding sequence ATGGATCTTTCAGCGATCATTTTGGCCGACTCCCGGTTCCCCGGGGGCGGGCACGTCCATTCCGGCGGGCTCGAAGAGGCCGTCACCCGGAAACTGATCACGCACGAGCGCGACCTGCCGGGGTTCCTCTCCGGGCGCTTGCGCACGGCCGGTTCGCTGGCCGCGGTGTTCGCCGCCGCGTCGGCGCACGCGGCGGCGCGGAACGTCCGGAGTGGACACTGGCGGCGGCTCGACATCGAGCTCGACGCCAGGACGCCGTCGATCGCGCAGCGGGAGGCGTCGCGCGCGCAAGGCCGCGGGACTGCCAGGGCGGGCAAGGTGGCGTGGCCGTCGCCGGTCCTTTCGCGGCTGTTGAAGGAAACCCCGCGACCGCATCACCCGGTGGTGGCCGGTGCGCTGATCGGGGTGCCCTTCGACGCCGCGATGGCGGTGGCGTACCTCGCGATCAGCGGACCCGCGAGCGCGGCCGTGCGGCTGCTCGGTCTCGACCCGTTCGCCGTCAACGCGGTCGTGGCCGGTCTCGCGAAGGAGCTCCGGGACGTTTCCCTGCGCGCGGCCGAGGTCGCGGGCGACGATCCGGCCGATCTCCCGGCGCCGGGTTCACCGGCGCTCGACCTGTTCGCCGAGGCACACGCCCGGCATCACAAGGAAGAGGTGCGTCTCTTTGCCAGCTGA
- a CDS encoding urease subunit beta: MRPGEIITGEVPVELNPGRPRVRLLVRNLGDRPVQVGSHYHFAAVNPGLEFDREAARGQRLDVPAGTSVRFEPGVEREVDLVPLAGNRAVPGLRMES, translated from the coding sequence GTGCGACCAGGGGAGATCATCACCGGCGAGGTGCCGGTCGAGCTGAACCCGGGCAGGCCGCGGGTCCGGCTGCTCGTGCGGAACCTCGGCGACCGGCCCGTCCAGGTCGGATCGCACTACCATTTCGCGGCGGTGAATCCGGGGCTCGAATTCGATCGCGAAGCCGCGCGAGGACAACGTCTCGACGTGCCCGCGGGGACATCGGTGCGGTTCGAGCCGGGCGTCGAACGCGAAGTCGACCTCGTCCCGCTGGCCGGGAACCGCGCGGTGCCCGGATTGCGGATGGAGTCCTGA
- a CDS encoding TetR/AcrR family transcriptional regulator codes for MSPEARREDLIRAALDLFGSRAPELVTVDDIIARAEVSRPLFYRYFSSLRELQVEALKTVTEGLIDGLAGLEEGPPETRLRAAVRGLIDVADHYRAGYVALLRSGSVIATSETDAAIDEVRNRAVELILDALGVPEPSPMVMLTLRCWTAVVEGSLLSWLQERAVPREVLDGWLVDQLTAMLSATAAHDSSVPQLR; via the coding sequence ATGTCGCCGGAAGCGCGCCGCGAGGACCTGATCCGCGCCGCGCTGGACCTGTTCGGTTCGCGCGCGCCCGAACTCGTCACGGTCGACGACATCATCGCCCGCGCCGAGGTTTCGCGGCCGCTGTTCTACCGGTACTTCTCCAGCCTGCGGGAACTGCAGGTCGAGGCATTGAAGACGGTCACCGAAGGGCTCATCGACGGCCTTGCCGGACTCGAGGAAGGCCCGCCCGAAACCAGGCTGCGGGCCGCGGTGCGCGGGCTGATCGACGTCGCCGATCACTACCGAGCGGGTTATGTCGCGCTGTTGCGCAGTGGTTCGGTGATCGCGACCTCGGAGACGGACGCGGCGATCGACGAGGTCCGCAACCGCGCGGTCGAGCTCATCCTCGACGCGCTGGGCGTGCCGGAACCCTCGCCGATGGTCATGCTGACCTTGCGCTGCTGGACCGCGGTGGTGGAGGGCTCGCTGTTGAGCTGGCTGCAGGAGCGGGCCGTGCCGCGCGAGGTGCTGGACGGCTGGCTGGTCGATCAGCTGACGGCCATGCTGTCGGCGACCGCGGCCCACGATTCTTCGGTCCCGCAGCTGCGATGA
- a CDS encoding citrate synthase 2, with product MSTSTISTKPSDQVDDGFRPGLEGVVAFKTEIAEPDRDGGALRYRGVDIEDLAGKVTFGDVWGLLVDSRFGHGLPPAEPFPLPVHTGDVRVDVQAALAMLAPIWGYRPLLDITDDEARDQLARASVMALSYVAQSARGIGQPAVPQTRVDEAKSITERFMVRWRGEPDPAHVKAIDAYWVSAAEHGLNASTFTARVIASTGADVAAALSGAIGAMSGPLHGGAPARVLPMIEEVEKTGDAVGLVKGILDRKERMMGFGHRVYRAEDPRARVLRRTCQELGASRYEAAAELEQVALKELRERRPDHPIETNVEFWAAVILDFAQVPPHMMPAMFSSARTAGWAAHILEQKKTGRLVRPSAKYVGPEPRRPEDVEGWDLVVKQS from the coding sequence GTGAGTACCTCCACGATCAGCACCAAGCCGTCCGACCAGGTCGACGACGGTTTCCGACCGGGTCTCGAAGGTGTGGTCGCCTTCAAGACCGAAATCGCCGAGCCCGACCGTGACGGTGGCGCGCTGCGCTATCGAGGTGTCGACATCGAGGACCTCGCCGGCAAGGTGACCTTCGGCGACGTCTGGGGTCTTCTCGTCGACAGCCGCTTCGGCCACGGGCTACCGCCCGCCGAGCCGTTCCCGCTGCCGGTGCACACCGGTGACGTCCGCGTCGACGTCCAGGCCGCGCTGGCCATGCTCGCCCCCATCTGGGGCTACCGGCCGCTGCTCGACATCACCGACGACGAAGCGCGTGACCAGCTGGCCCGCGCCTCGGTGATGGCGCTTTCGTACGTCGCCCAGTCCGCTCGCGGCATCGGGCAGCCCGCCGTCCCGCAGACCCGGGTCGACGAGGCGAAGTCGATCACCGAGCGGTTCATGGTCCGCTGGCGCGGCGAGCCCGACCCGGCCCACGTCAAGGCCATCGACGCCTACTGGGTCTCGGCCGCCGAACACGGCCTCAACGCCTCCACCTTCACCGCCAGGGTCATCGCCTCGACCGGCGCCGACGTCGCCGCGGCGCTGTCCGGCGCGATCGGCGCCATGTCCGGCCCGCTGCACGGCGGCGCGCCGGCGCGGGTGCTGCCGATGATCGAAGAGGTCGAGAAGACCGGTGACGCGGTCGGCCTGGTCAAGGGCATCCTGGACCGCAAGGAACGGATGATGGGCTTCGGGCACCGCGTGTACCGCGCGGAGGACCCGCGGGCGCGCGTGCTGCGCCGGACCTGCCAGGAACTCGGCGCGTCGCGCTACGAGGCTGCCGCGGAGCTGGAGCAGGTGGCGCTGAAGGAGCTGCGCGAGCGGCGTCCGGACCACCCGATCGAGACCAACGTCGAGTTCTGGGCGGCCGTGATCCTGGACTTCGCCCAGGTGCCGCCGCACATGATGCCCGCGATGTTCAGCTCGGCGCGCACCGCCGGCTGGGCCGCGCACATCCTGGAGCAGAAGAAGACCGGGCGCCTGGTGCGGCCGTCGGCCAAGTACGTCGGGCCGGAGCCGCGGAGGCCGGAGGACGTCGAAGGCTGGGACCTGGTCGTCAAGCAGTCCTGA